The DNA sequence AAATACTGCTGCCAACCGAATAGATACCACCACCCATATTTTCTGCTGTATTATCACTAATAGTAATATTAATAAAATTTATACTTCCTCCCGCACAAATCACTCCTCCACCTCGCCAGTTCAATCCCCCTGTAATAGTTAGATCAGATATCGTCACATTTTCAGTTACATTACAATTTATCACCCCGGCAGTATTTTCGGCATTTAAGATTACAATATCTGTCTGTAAACCGGATAGGGAAACATAACTGGTGAGACATACCGGAAAACTTTCAGCATTAGAAGTATTACTATAAACACCTTCTGCAAGGTGCATTGTTACTGGATTCAGACTATCCCCCAGAATGATCAGGCTGGCATATCTGATTGTTTTCAAGGGATATTCCACACTCAATCCACTATTTAAGTTATCGCCTTCAGGTGAAATATAAAGATCAGTACTGACCTGGTTCAGTTTACTATGCTGGATATCAAAATTAGAATTATAAAATGGATAAGCATGTATCGCTGTTGGATTGATAACTGTGAATGTATCTACTATGACATCTAAAGGTCCTGACGAATAGATATCACTCCCATATCCCGATTTATCAATGTTATTAAGATAAATATTGCAGAGATTTTCATTATTAAATAACGGAACCGACCCACCAAGATATAATCCTCCTCCTCTATTTGCTGAATTAAGGGCAATAGTCACATTCTCAAATTCAGGATAAGAATATGAACGAGAAGATATCCCTCCCCCATCTTCAATCGCACTGTTATTTAATATTTTAACATTCTCCAGTATGGAAGATGAACCATGAAAACTTATTCCCCCGCCGATTTCTGCAGAATTACCTGCAATTAATATATTTACCAGATCAGGTGAAGAATAGTATATGCAAAGTCCTCCTCCATCTGCTGAGGTATTATTGACCATCTCTACATTATCCAGAGTACAATCAGATAGTTCAATATAAACCCCGCCACCTCTGGATTCAGCACTGTTATTCTCAACCACAAGACTCTCTAAAAATGGCGTGGTATATCCATATAGAGCAATTCCTCCCCCGGCATCAGCAGTATTATCCCTGATTGATAAATGCGATAATTCCGGATTGGAATTCATGCAGTAGATCCCACCCCCATTGGAATCAGAACAATTACCTGCGATTGTTGTTTCCTGAATTACCGGATCAGAATTTTCACAATAAATTCCTCCGCCATCGCTAATAGCAGAATTATTGCTTATTATTGACTTATCCAGTTCGGGACACGAATTATTTATACAGTATATCCCTCCTCCAGCTCTTGATGAATTATCTTTTATTTCTACATCTAATAATATTGGAGATGAATTGTCACATTCCATGCCTCCTGCATCGTAATTTGCCTGGTTATTTCTGATAATTACGCTTTCAAGTATTGGATTTGAATTATCACAAAAACTTACCCCACCACCATAATATGCCATATTGTATTCAATGATTAAATGCTCTAATGATGGACTGGATGATGTGCAATAAATTGCACCACCATTCACAGCCCAGCCATCAGTTAACGTAAATCCAGATAATACTGAACTTGAATCTTCACCATTTTCAAATACCGCTATACTGACTGAAATATCGCGATTAATAATAGTCTGCGAAATATAACTGGTGTCCTGTGTAGTGCAAAACCACGAACCTACGGTAATTCCTTTCCCATTGAAATTGATATTCTCCACATAAATTCCCGTTGCCACCAGAACGCTATCTCCATCAACTGCTACGTCAATTGCACTTTGGATCGTCTCATAATCTTCTGGTACATTAATAGTCACTGCCTTTATTCCGAAAGTTATTAATAAAAAAAATAAAATAATAACCTGCTTCATAA is a window from the Candidatus Stygibacter australis genome containing:
- a CDS encoding T9SS type A sorting domain-containing protein; this encodes MKQVIILFFLLITFGIKAVTINVPEDYETIQSAIDVAVDGDSVLVATGIYVENINFNGKGITVGSWFCTTQDTSYISQTIINRDISVSIAVFENGEDSSSVLSGFTLTDGWAVNGGAIYCTSSSPSLEHLIIEYNMAYYGGGVSFCDNSNPILESVIIRNNQANYDAGGMECDNSSPILLDVEIKDNSSRAGGGIYCINNSCPELDKSIISNNSAISDGGGIYCENSDPVIQETTIAGNCSDSNGGGIYCMNSNPELSHLSIRDNTADAGGGIALYGYTTPFLESLVVENNSAESRGGGVYIELSDCTLDNVEMVNNTSADGGGLCIYYSSPDLVNILIAGNSAEIGGGISFHGSSSILENVKILNNSAIEDGGGISSRSYSYPEFENVTIALNSANRGGGLYLGGSVPLFNNENLCNIYLNNIDKSGYGSDIYSSGPLDVIVDTFTVINPTAIHAYPFYNSNFDIQHSKLNQVSTDLYISPEGDNLNSGLSVEYPLKTIRYASLIILGDSLNPVTMHLAEGVYSNTSNAESFPVCLTSYVSLSGLQTDIVILNAENTAGVINCNVTENVTISDLTITGGLNWRGGGVICAGGSINFINITISDNTAENMGGGIYSVGSSISMNNILLQNNYAGLYGGGIDGNNTNFSGSNIIIENNTAVDEGGGIKLNECSVILDSFLVQNNYAGQNGGGIYGSDSILNGDNIKIRNNTAEADGGGLYWRSADNSLDYMEISGNTANKGGGIYQRYDDSRLNNILLADNIASEHGGAIYCSASSVIMKNMTITDNTAESPGGGICCENSGLIIINSILWNNSSEEIYMHWNYQEYNSVTICFSDIDGNQEAIVIEDGILEWLEGNICFYPSYVDAGDYHLNEDSPCIDAGIAYYEYEGEVLIDLSEDEYWGSAPDMGAYEYGLVEIEEETIIENEKLKMENYPNPFNPETQIIFNLTEAEHVNLSVYNLKGQLVKVLADEVLPAGNNSLIWNGKNEFDRKVSSGIYLLRLKSSYEIATKKIMLIK